Proteins from a genomic interval of Zonotrichia leucophrys gambelii isolate GWCS_2022_RI chromosome 5, RI_Zleu_2.0, whole genome shotgun sequence:
- the EMC7 gene encoding endoplasmic reticulum membrane protein complex subunit 7, with protein sequence MAARGAGLCLALLLLSAAPLPRGARGSEPLGPAEPSGGAGPGERFKIEGRAVVPGVKPQDWIAGARVLVDGEEHVGFLKTDGSFVVHDVPSGSYVVEVISPAHKFEPVRVDITSKGKMRARYVNYIKPSEVVRLPYPLQMKSSGPPSYFIKRESWGWTDFLMNPMVMMMVLPLLIFVLLPKVVNTSDPDMRREMEQSMNMLNSNHELPDVSEFMTRLFSSKSSGKSGGSSSKAGKSSSGKRR encoded by the exons AtggcggcgcggggcgcgggCCTGTGCCTGGCGCTGCTCTTGCTCTCGGCGGCGCCGCTGCCCCGCGGAGCCCGCGGGTCGGAGCCCCTCGGGCCGGCGGAGCCGTCGGGCGGCGCGGGCCCCGGGGAGCGGTTTAAGATCGAGGGCCGGGCCGTGGTGCCCGGGGTGAAGCCGCAGGACTGGATCGCGGGGGCCCGGGTGCTGGTGGACGGGGAGGAGCACGTCGGCTTCCTGAA GACAGATGGAAGTTTTGTGGTTCATGATGTACCTTCAGGATCTTACGTAGTGGAAGTTATATCCCCTGCTCATAAATTTGAGCCTGTTCGAGTTGACATAACTTCAAAGGGCAAAATGAG AGCAAGATATGTGAATTACATCAAACCCTCTGAAGTTGTCAGGCTGCCATACCCACTCCAGATGAAATCTTCTGGACCACCTTCATACTTTATAAAGAGAGAATCTTGGGGATGGACAGATTTCCTCATGAACCCTATG GTGATGATGATGGTTCTTCCATTACTGATATTTGTGCTTTTGCCTAAAGTTGTCAACACCAGTGATCCTGATATGAGGCGG GAAATGGAGCAGTCAATGAACATGCTGAATTCCAACCACGAGCTGCCAGATGTGTCTGAATTCATGACAAGACTTTTCTCTTCAAAATCTTCCGGCAAGTCTGGTGGTAGCAGCAGTAAAGCAGGGAAAAGTAGTTCTGGGAAAAGGAGGTAG